A section of the Prochlorococcus sp. MIT 1341 genome encodes:
- a CDS encoding SemiSWEET transporter — protein sequence MISPDFYGFIAAALTTVAFVPQVIKTCRTKKAKDVSTTMLLMFITGLLFWIIYAIHTHALPVLIANTITFILNVTILMLKLTYSKENSVEETAL from the coding sequence GTGATTAGTCCGGATTTTTATGGGTTTATCGCTGCTGCACTAACGACCGTGGCTTTTGTGCCTCAAGTTATAAAGACCTGTAGGACTAAGAAGGCTAAGGATGTATCAACAACGATGCTCTTGATGTTCATTACTGGACTCTTGTTCTGGATTATCTATGCAATACATACACACGCTCTCCCTGTCTTAATAGCCAACACAATTACTTTTATCCTGAACGTGACAATCCTTATGCTCAAGCTGACTTATAGTAAGGAAAATAGTGTAGAAGAAACTGCCTTATAA
- a CDS encoding gamma-glutamyltransferase family protein — protein sequence MTTYKPFKLFLLITLPLPLIAQVNWRAPESIDTKSTGISTASGRAVVVTANPLASDAALRSLEEGGTAMDAVVSAQTVLSVVEPQSSGLGGGSFLLYWDQTKKSLHALDGRETASAQIKQNVWITSNGKEVPWLKATKSLSAIGVPGTTALLWEGHQQFGRLPWADNFKRSIHLSRDGFIPSPRLLRSISLAKKIGINHSKAFKSLYLPNGSLPTKKIPFRNKKLASTLSRIAKGGVNEFYLGEVANELIADLELQRNKNKNVQTITNVDLASYKVKKRNPVCRKYKSWQICCFPPPSGGGVAVLQSLRTYEILSKKSRWKQKLNRWHLLAESLRFADADRSHWIGDPIDLRVPLKGLLEDSYIKKRARAIKTANTTTIKPLPGKPRGSELLDLASQPRTSGGGTTHLVVVDADGNVASYTSSVENVFGSRHLSGGMVLNNQLTDFSFLSDVSGKPIANRIKPNKRPMSSMSPVIVFRDDRPVLAIGSPGGWLIPHYLTNALIGALDLKLSPKDVVNQNLLSVRPDYTLLEQGGNWSDPHNNIHKKLKSLGHQIKYSRFNSGLALIQWDNGKWHGAADPRREGKAVSLK from the coding sequence TTGACAACCTATAAACCCTTCAAGCTATTTCTCCTTATAACACTTCCCCTACCGCTCATTGCGCAAGTTAACTGGAGAGCACCAGAAAGTATTGATACTAAAAGCACCGGAATATCAACTGCGAGCGGCCGAGCTGTAGTGGTTACTGCCAATCCATTAGCAAGTGATGCAGCTCTTAGGTCGTTAGAAGAAGGTGGAACCGCCATGGATGCAGTGGTCTCAGCTCAGACAGTTCTGTCTGTTGTTGAACCACAAAGCTCAGGTTTAGGTGGTGGATCATTTCTTTTATATTGGGACCAAACAAAAAAGTCTTTACATGCTCTTGATGGTAGAGAAACTGCATCTGCTCAAATTAAACAGAATGTATGGATAACATCGAATGGGAAAGAAGTTCCTTGGCTAAAGGCAACTAAAAGTCTCTCCGCAATAGGAGTCCCAGGAACAACTGCGTTACTGTGGGAAGGACACCAACAATTTGGACGCTTACCTTGGGCAGATAATTTCAAAAGAAGTATTCATCTTTCCCGAGACGGATTCATTCCAAGTCCTCGACTTCTTAGATCAATTTCTTTGGCAAAAAAAATAGGAATTAACCACAGTAAAGCTTTTAAATCCCTCTATCTTCCAAATGGTTCTCTCCCAACTAAAAAGATACCATTTCGCAACAAGAAATTAGCATCCACCCTCAGCCGAATTGCAAAGGGAGGTGTCAATGAATTTTATCTTGGTGAAGTAGCCAATGAGCTTATAGCTGACCTTGAACTACAGCGAAACAAAAACAAGAACGTACAAACAATCACTAATGTGGATTTAGCAAGTTATAAAGTCAAAAAGCGTAATCCTGTCTGTCGAAAGTATAAGTCTTGGCAAATTTGTTGTTTTCCTCCCCCAAGTGGTGGTGGAGTTGCCGTTTTGCAATCTCTTAGAACATATGAAATTCTCTCAAAGAAAAGTCGGTGGAAGCAAAAGCTAAATCGTTGGCATCTTTTAGCAGAATCTTTAAGGTTTGCCGATGCTGATCGTTCTCACTGGATAGGCGACCCTATTGACTTGAGAGTGCCTCTCAAGGGGTTATTAGAAGACAGCTATATTAAAAAAAGGGCGCGCGCCATCAAAACTGCCAATACAACAACAATTAAACCTTTACCAGGGAAGCCAAGAGGTAGCGAATTATTGGATTTAGCAAGTCAACCTCGTACATCAGGTGGAGGAACGACTCACCTAGTAGTAGTTGATGCAGATGGGAACGTCGCAAGCTACACAAGTTCAGTTGAGAATGTCTTCGGGAGCAGACATTTATCTGGAGGAATGGTATTAAACAACCAATTAACTGACTTCTCATTTTTATCAGACGTCTCAGGGAAGCCCATTGCCAATCGAATTAAACCAAACAAACGCCCTATGAGTTCTATGTCTCCGGTCATAGTATTCCGTGATGACCGTCCAGTTTTGGCAATTGGGTCGCCAGGCGGCTGGCTTATTCCCCATTACCTGACAAATGCATTAATAGGAGCACTAGATTTAAAGCTTTCGCCAAAAGACGTAGTCAACCAGAATTTACTGTCGGTCAGACCTGATTACACGTTACTGGAACAAGGCGGTAACTGGTCAGATCCGCATAACAACATCCATAAGAAACTAAAGAGTCTTGGGCACCAAATTAAATACAGTCGTTTTAACAGTGGACTAGCCCTCATCCAATGGGATAATGGAAAGTGGCACGGTGCTGCCGACCCAAGAAGAGAAGGCAAAGCAGTCAGCCTGAAATAG
- a CDS encoding DUF3764 family protein, whose translation MALETTVVTFKLNGTFAQWAEIFDSDEANKRHADYGIKPLYRGVNKADPQQVIVIHQNQEGDLDKFLEANHDWISTHDVDMTSFDKSVWTAD comes from the coding sequence ATGGCACTTGAAACCACTGTTGTTACCTTCAAGCTAAATGGAACTTTTGCTCAGTGGGCAGAGATTTTTGATAGTGATGAAGCAAATAAGAGGCATGCAGATTATGGGATAAAGCCTCTATATAGAGGAGTTAATAAAGCAGACCCTCAGCAGGTGATTGTTATTCATCAGAATCAGGAAGGGGATTTGGATAAGTTCCTTGAAGCAAACCATGATTGGATCTCTACTCATGATGTTGATATGACCAGTTTTGACAAGTCAGTTTGGACTGCTGATTAG
- a CDS encoding DegT/DnrJ/EryC1/StrS family aminotransferase has product MVHDSHTPSWTYAYEMELYREEYLSAINTVFDSGCLLFGEQLKSFEETFSKYIGTAYSIGCDNATNAIFLSLKSLGIGSGHTVITVPNTAIPTVSAIRQSGARPIFVDVGKNALMDPALIEDAIHPSTKAILPVHLYGYPCDMHVINKIASKHQLSVLEDCSQAHGSKIGDKSVGSFGDLSCFSFYPTKPLGGFGDAGMICTDNQALNQKLRRLRFYGIDSDYIAQFDGYNSRMDEIHAAILNKKISRLDLSINHRQKILDIYIATLSSPFLTPLPPPEDSSTSKYLIPFLFEGDRDKFAARLYEHGIGTNISYKTPIHLMPAYKDLNYREGDFPNAEFFSKQNISFPIFNDMPESLAYKIAERINTVLDLYF; this is encoded by the coding sequence ATGGTTCACGATTCTCACACCCCATCATGGACTTATGCATATGAGATGGAACTTTATCGTGAGGAATATCTAAGTGCTATAAATACCGTTTTCGATTCAGGATGTTTGCTGTTTGGAGAACAGCTTAAATCCTTTGAAGAAACATTCTCAAAATATATAGGGACAGCTTATTCAATTGGTTGTGATAATGCAACTAATGCGATTTTCTTATCTCTTAAATCTCTTGGTATTGGATCAGGACACACAGTTATCACTGTTCCTAATACAGCAATTCCTACGGTTTCAGCTATTCGTCAATCAGGGGCAAGGCCTATCTTTGTAGATGTGGGAAAAAATGCCTTAATGGACCCTGCTTTGATCGAAGATGCGATACATCCTTCGACCAAAGCAATTCTCCCTGTTCATTTATATGGCTATCCATGTGATATGCATGTGATAAATAAAATTGCTTCTAAGCATCAATTATCCGTGCTAGAGGACTGTAGTCAGGCACATGGTTCGAAGATTGGAGATAAAAGTGTAGGGAGCTTTGGCGATTTATCTTGCTTCTCTTTCTATCCTACAAAACCTCTTGGAGGGTTTGGAGATGCTGGCATGATATGCACTGATAACCAGGCTTTAAATCAAAAACTTAGAAGGTTACGTTTTTATGGAATTGATTCCGACTATATAGCCCAATTTGATGGATATAATTCCAGAATGGACGAGATTCATGCTGCCATCCTAAATAAAAAAATTTCTCGTTTGGACCTCTCAATTAATCACAGACAAAAAATTCTAGATATCTATATTGCCACACTTTCTTCTCCATTTTTAACTCCACTACCTCCTCCTGAAGATTCTTCGACGTCAAAATACCTTATCCCTTTTTTATTCGAAGGTGATAGAGATAAGTTTGCTGCGAGACTATATGAACACGGAATTGGAACTAATATTAGCTATAAAACGCCAATTCACCTTATGCCAGCATATAAGGATCTTAATTATAGGGAAGGAGATTTCCCTAATGCTGAGTTTTTCTCTAAACAAAATATCTCTTTCCCTATCTTTAATGATATGCCCGAGTCTCTAGCATATAAAATAGCCGAAAGGATTAATACTGTGTTAGATTTATATTTTTAA
- a CDS encoding protein adenylyltransferase SelO yields the protein MPATTSVFESPTAKTFAEFSQRADYSLMDSLHADPQATNDGHDYKPRQVFSGHYVPVTPTPIPESEYITHSKTLFNELGLSHELAHDEQFRRLFSGDITVVREPMRPTGWATGYALSIYGTEYIQQCPFGTGNGYGDGRAISVFEGLFKGKRWEMQLKGGGPTPYCRGADGRAVLRSSVREFLAQEYMQALGIPTSRSLTLYVSRSETVRRPWYALNSRSIDPDIVVDNPTAIATRVAPSFLRVGQLELFARRARSNSHHDALNELRMLVKHLIKRNYQQVIDPSLSFTDQVIELAHLFRGRLTSLVANWMRVGYCQGNFNSDNCAAGGYTLDYGPFGFCELFNPKFQPWTGGGDHFSFFNQPIAAEANYQMFWAAIRPLLNGNMQALARLDRIREDFSEAMNKEIETMWAKKLGLMSYDATLVNELLQLMVLSNVDYTIFFRKLSHIPKELTPLKESFYLPSSEQVDRQWGSWLQQWRDRIKSYGDLRVTSEAMKGINPKYTWREWIVAPAYKNAEQGDYSVIKELQTVFSNPYEKQSIEIEMTYDQLKPKKFFNAGGVSHYSCSS from the coding sequence ATGCCAGCCACCACGAGCGTGTTCGAATCACCTACAGCAAAAACTTTCGCTGAGTTTTCACAACGAGCTGACTATTCGCTGATGGATTCACTCCACGCGGATCCTCAAGCGACAAACGATGGTCACGATTACAAACCTCGACAAGTTTTCTCCGGTCATTACGTGCCGGTAACCCCCACTCCAATTCCAGAATCTGAATACATCACGCACAGTAAAACCTTATTTAACGAGCTGGGGCTGAGCCATGAGCTTGCCCACGACGAACAATTTCGCCGTTTATTTTCAGGCGACATCACTGTGGTACGTGAACCAATGCGTCCTACTGGTTGGGCAACCGGCTATGCCCTATCAATCTATGGCACTGAATACATACAGCAATGCCCATTTGGAACCGGCAACGGCTACGGCGATGGTCGGGCAATTTCCGTTTTCGAAGGCCTCTTCAAAGGCAAACGCTGGGAAATGCAACTGAAAGGAGGAGGGCCAACGCCTTACTGCCGTGGCGCCGATGGACGTGCCGTACTCCGGTCCAGCGTGCGAGAGTTCCTGGCACAGGAGTATATGCAGGCCCTCGGAATTCCGACCTCACGCTCTCTGACACTATATGTTTCGCGGTCCGAAACAGTACGTAGGCCCTGGTACGCACTTAACTCCAGATCCATCGATCCCGACATCGTGGTAGACAATCCTACAGCAATAGCAACACGTGTCGCACCGTCCTTTCTTCGTGTCGGGCAGCTTGAATTGTTTGCCCGTCGAGCACGTAGCAATAGCCATCATGATGCACTTAACGAGCTGCGGATGCTTGTGAAGCATCTGATCAAACGCAACTACCAGCAGGTCATTGATCCGAGTCTTAGCTTTACTGATCAAGTAATCGAGCTGGCCCACTTGTTTCGCGGACGGCTCACATCGCTCGTAGCCAACTGGATGCGCGTTGGCTACTGCCAAGGAAATTTCAACAGTGACAACTGTGCCGCGGGTGGCTACACCCTCGACTACGGCCCCTTCGGATTCTGCGAACTGTTTAATCCCAAATTTCAACCCTGGACAGGAGGCGGGGACCATTTTTCATTCTTCAACCAACCAATTGCTGCCGAAGCCAATTATCAGATGTTCTGGGCAGCCATCCGACCTCTCCTTAATGGCAACATGCAGGCGCTTGCAAGGCTGGATCGAATTCGAGAGGACTTCTCGGAAGCTATGAATAAGGAAATCGAGACCATGTGGGCAAAGAAGCTTGGGCTGATGAGCTATGACGCAACACTAGTGAACGAACTACTGCAGCTTATGGTTCTTTCCAATGTGGACTACACGATCTTTTTCCGAAAGCTCTCTCATATCCCAAAGGAACTTACCCCCTTAAAAGAGAGCTTCTACTTGCCTAGCTCAGAACAAGTTGATAGGCAGTGGGGTAGCTGGCTGCAACAATGGCGAGATCGCATCAAAAGCTACGGTGACCTCAGAGTGACATCTGAAGCTATGAAAGGGATTAACCCCAAGTACACCTGGCGCGAGTGGATAGTCGCACCCGCTTACAAGAATGCTGAGCAAGGTGATTACAGCGTCATCAAGGAACTACAGACTGTGTTCAGCAATCCCTACGAAAAACAATCAATTGAGATAGAGATGACTTATGACCAACTAAAACCCAAGAAATTCTTCAACGCCGGAGGTGTATCCCACTACAGCTGTTCGTCTTGA
- a CDS encoding DUP family protein, with translation MTSNQEGSDPFKNITEEKISELIKANDALDQEESRVRSEEIEEAEKRRSDKKLFRRLRKSPLEIINRFLFLLFIGGFLFSFFSVYATSRWWFFWYLVSAFSCIAYTPNRKAIKELLDAWPNIIDLIKGTRK, from the coding sequence ATGACTTCTAACCAAGAGGGCTCTGATCCCTTCAAGAATATTACTGAGGAAAAAATATCAGAACTGATCAAGGCCAATGATGCTTTGGATCAGGAAGAGTCCAGAGTAAGAAGTGAAGAGATAGAGGAAGCAGAAAAAAGAAGATCAGATAAGAAACTTTTTAGAAGATTAAGAAAATCACCACTAGAAATTATTAATCGATTTTTATTTCTTTTGTTCATAGGTGGTTTTCTATTTTCATTCTTTTCTGTTTATGCCACGAGTCGTTGGTGGTTCTTTTGGTATTTGGTTAGTGCCTTTTCTTGTATTGCATATACACCAAACAGGAAAGCTATTAAGGAATTGCTAGATGCTTGGCCAAATATTATAGATCTAATAAAGGGTACGAGGAAATAA
- a CDS encoding class I SAM-dependent methyltransferase: MSSKSKFSIGEKSSMTTKYEGVSAIYFYRLLSRIIKLGNLKNTDKVILDFGCGHGKLKKMLPKSKVIGYDVIQEYSEVTNWRDIPFEIFVANQVFYCMESYEVDEVLKEVKNKNPSTLLLIGTSRKGLLNKIGMYLLNKKDAHKGYKLSPNEEHLLLEKHCNLVSKCSVFLLADVYLYAFK; the protein is encoded by the coding sequence ATGTCTTCTAAATCCAAGTTCTCTATCGGTGAGAAATCAAGTATGACGACGAAGTATGAGGGGGTTAGTGCTATTTATTTTTACAGGCTTCTTTCAAGGATTATTAAATTAGGCAATTTGAAAAATACCGATAAAGTAATTTTAGATTTTGGCTGTGGTCATGGAAAACTGAAAAAGATGTTACCTAAATCAAAGGTGATTGGATATGATGTTATTCAGGAATATTCAGAGGTAACTAACTGGAGAGATATTCCATTTGAAATCTTTGTTGCAAATCAAGTTTTTTATTGCATGGAATCATATGAAGTAGATGAAGTGCTTAAAGAAGTCAAAAATAAAAATCCCTCTACATTACTTTTGATTGGCACAAGCAGAAAAGGCCTTCTAAATAAGATTGGAATGTACTTACTAAACAAAAAAGATGCTCACAAGGGATACAAGCTAAGCCCAAATGAAGAACATTTACTCCTAGAAAAACACTGTAATCTTGTCTCTAAATGTTCAGTATTTTTACTTGCAGATGTTTACCTTTATGCTTTCAAGTAG
- a CDS encoding carbamoyltransferase C-terminal domain-containing protein, protein MYTVGICNNETASACLFKNGVLVSAVSEERFSRKKLDNRFPKQSIDYVLGESGLTLNEVDIAYAWYKGFEPKLLVNYLDRYDLLSSVEAKSIYKERTEWDYKRDSQKILEVERWRIDNSLCSRFYHYYHHEAHAASATLLSHFDEGVCLISDGRGDFESLTVWIFNRKAEKHPLKKIYSIPTSDSLGYFYGRITGLLGFSPMRHEGKITGLAAYGDPYKALPLMKEMIDFKDGRLLSNLGDLYIPYFKPYSNILMDRIKLFKKEDVAAAAQLHLETLVSDLLLYVFNKNNISPSNLMLAGGVFANVKVNQVIKELPITKNIFVQPQMGDGGLCLGASALAQHQKGLKVQPLSTMYLGPEIDTSKFINDFQKDYKLTISFQENCIQSICADLLDHKLTGLIRGRMEFGPRALGHRSILFSTANKESNQLINERLNRTEFMPFAPVIREEVSSKAFLDFHERDISLKYMTSTINCRDSFSIESPAVVHIDQTARPQVVTKESNRFMWDLLLEWEKSSEEKCLINTSFNTHEEPIVCSHTDAIKALKENRVDVIYIDDYRVVNRET, encoded by the coding sequence GTGTATACAGTCGGAATATGCAATAATGAAACTGCCTCTGCTTGCTTATTTAAGAATGGTGTATTAGTTTCGGCGGTTAGTGAAGAACGTTTTAGCAGAAAAAAGCTTGACAATAGATTCCCTAAGCAGTCAATTGACTATGTACTAGGAGAATCAGGCCTAACATTAAATGAAGTAGATATTGCTTATGCTTGGTACAAAGGATTTGAGCCTAAATTACTAGTTAATTATCTAGATAGATATGATCTTTTATCCTCAGTTGAAGCAAAGTCAATCTACAAAGAACGTACAGAATGGGATTACAAAAGAGACTCACAAAAGATTTTAGAAGTGGAGAGATGGAGAATAGACAATTCATTATGCTCAAGATTTTATCATTATTATCATCATGAAGCACATGCAGCCAGCGCTACATTACTAAGCCATTTTGATGAAGGAGTTTGCTTAATTTCTGATGGGCGTGGAGATTTTGAATCGCTAACTGTATGGATTTTTAATAGAAAGGCTGAGAAACATCCTTTAAAAAAAATATATTCTATACCCACATCTGACAGTCTTGGGTATTTCTACGGGAGGATAACTGGCCTCCTTGGTTTTAGTCCAATGAGGCATGAAGGTAAAATAACTGGTCTTGCAGCCTATGGAGATCCCTATAAAGCATTACCTCTTATGAAAGAAATGATAGATTTTAAAGATGGAAGATTATTGTCAAATCTTGGTGATTTATATATTCCATATTTCAAACCTTATAGTAACATTCTAATGGATCGTATCAAGTTATTCAAGAAAGAAGATGTAGCTGCTGCAGCTCAACTACACCTTGAGACATTAGTTAGTGATTTACTTCTTTATGTGTTCAATAAAAACAATATATCGCCATCAAATTTAATGCTTGCCGGAGGCGTTTTTGCCAATGTGAAGGTTAATCAGGTGATCAAGGAATTGCCAATTACTAAAAATATTTTTGTTCAGCCACAAATGGGAGATGGAGGGCTCTGCCTTGGAGCATCTGCCCTTGCCCAACACCAAAAAGGCTTGAAGGTTCAGCCTCTATCTACAATGTATTTAGGGCCAGAAATTGATACATCGAAATTCATAAATGACTTCCAAAAGGACTATAAATTAACTATATCATTTCAAGAAAATTGTATCCAATCAATCTGCGCGGATCTTCTCGATCACAAACTCACTGGTTTAATTAGAGGACGTATGGAGTTTGGCCCAAGAGCTTTAGGACATAGAAGCATATTATTCAGTACAGCAAATAAAGAGTCTAATCAACTAATCAACGAGCGGCTTAATAGAACGGAATTTATGCCATTTGCTCCTGTGATTAGAGAAGAGGTAAGTTCTAAAGCCTTTCTAGATTTCCATGAAAGAGACATTAGCTTAAAATATATGACCTCAACTATCAACTGTAGAGATTCCTTTTCAATAGAATCGCCTGCTGTTGTTCATATAGACCAAACCGCAAGGCCACAAGTTGTAACAAAGGAGTCTAATAGATTCATGTGGGATTTGCTGCTTGAATGGGAAAAATCGTCAGAGGAAAAGTGTCTAATAAATACATCCTTTAACACACATGAAGAGCCAATTGTCTGTTCTCACACTGATGCCATAAAAGCATTAAAGGAAAATAGAGTTGATGTAATATATATAGATGATTATAGAGTTGTAAATAGAGAAACCTGA
- a CDS encoding glycosyltransferase family 2 protein produces MELSIVSPVYQSAGSIGALVREITKSCKALEVEFEIILVEDGSRDNSWTMIEKECARDPRVIGLKFSRNFGQHNAIMAGLSYSSGDWVVVIDCDLQDSPDQIVNLYNEARKGYDVVLALREKRRDNYLKRLTSKLFYKCFSYLTDTDQDPRVANFGIYSKLVINSVLQMKDKIKYFPAMVNWVGFKTKKLPILHSTSQRGKSSYGILKLILLAFNITIGFSDKPLRLFALSGFLASFVSISLAFIYLLLALMGKLTVSGFATLSISIFMSTGMIIMVLGVIGLYLGKTFDSVKDRPTYIIQKAITPPFRQ; encoded by the coding sequence TTGGAGCTTTCCATCGTTTCTCCTGTATATCAATCGGCAGGTAGTATAGGAGCATTAGTTCGAGAAATCACCAAAAGTTGTAAAGCCTTAGAAGTCGAATTTGAGATTATACTTGTAGAAGATGGTAGCAGAGATAATTCATGGACTATGATAGAGAAAGAATGCGCTAGAGACCCTAGAGTTATAGGTCTCAAGTTCTCTAGAAACTTTGGACAACATAATGCAATAATGGCAGGACTTAGTTACTCAAGTGGAGATTGGGTTGTTGTAATTGATTGCGATTTACAGGATTCACCTGACCAGATAGTCAATTTATATAATGAAGCAAGGAAAGGCTATGATGTAGTTCTTGCCTTGCGAGAAAAAAGAAGAGATAATTATTTGAAAAGATTAACATCTAAATTATTCTATAAATGCTTTAGTTATCTTACAGATACAGATCAAGATCCACGAGTTGCCAACTTTGGTATATATAGCAAACTGGTAATTAATTCAGTTTTGCAGATGAAAGATAAAATAAAATATTTCCCGGCGATGGTAAATTGGGTGGGGTTTAAAACTAAAAAATTACCAATTTTACACAGCACTAGTCAAAGAGGTAAATCCTCATATGGCATTTTAAAATTAATCTTGTTAGCGTTTAACATCACTATAGGATTCTCCGATAAACCCTTGCGATTATTTGCACTATCTGGTTTCTTGGCTTCTTTTGTCTCAATTTCTCTAGCATTTATATATCTTTTATTGGCTTTAATGGGAAAGCTTACTGTTTCTGGATTTGCAACCTTGTCTATATCTATTTTCATGTCAACAGGAATGATTATTATGGTTTTAGGAGTCATCGGACTTTATTTAGGTAAAACATTTGATTCAGTAAAGGATCGTCCAACTTATATCATCCAGAAAGCTATAACTCCTCCTTTTAGGCAATAG